Sequence from the Flavobacteriales bacterium genome:
GCCGTTCCGTATCTGAAAAAGGCACTGTCGATGGAACCGGACCCAGAATACCTGTTGGAAGACCGACACTTCCACCTTCGGGCTAAAAAGATGCTGGAAAAACTGAAGAGCTGAGCATGAAGAAAGTAGGAACAATTGTTTTTGGATTGCTGATGATCGTTGCTGGCGCAATGCATTTCATCATGCCACACATGTACGACCCGTTCATGTCTGATTTTCTTCCCAAACTGGCGGTCAATTATGTGACAGGCGTTGTTGAAATGCTTGTCGGTCTGGCCATGTTCTTCCCAGCCTCAAGAAGCCGTGCTTCGCTTTTGATTCTGGTGATGATGATCGCGTTCCTGCCACTTCACATTACAGACATCTTTCGCGAAAACCCGGCCATTGGAAGTCACATGGCCGCGTACATCCGACTTCCGATCCAGTTTCTGCTGGTCTTCTTGGCTTACAAACTCTGGCAGAGCCTCTCCCGAACGTAGTATTTCGAACTCAGAACATTTGTTTCATGATGATGTTTCCACATCATGCAATGGATAAAGGATAATATCTGGCTGATCCTGTTCATCATCTGGGGCTTGCCGTTGGGTACGTTCCGAAGTCGATTCCGAAAGATGGTGTATGAAACAGATGACTGGACCATCAACATCAAACCTTATTTTGTGAAAGAGACCAAAGCGTTGCTTGGTTTTTTGCGAATTGAGAATCCGGAATTTGAAAAGACGCGGAATTACTACCGCTTCTATCTGACCATCTATTTGGCCCTGTTTCTTGCCTACAAATTCATGGGAAACTGAGAATCTCCGTTCGAAACAGATAAGGTCAGTTCATTCACCTTCTGTCTCATTTTGTTCCGATTCTCAGCAAACTGTCTTTTTGCAGAATCATTCGAACCGAAAACATTCGCCATCATCTTATCGATCATCAATCGGCCTCCACTCAGAAAGTCAGATTCAGTCTCATTGATGTTGAGTTCGATGGTACCATTGGAATGAATCACTCCTTTGTAATCCACTGGCAGTGTCTGAATAAATCCGAACCCGGAAGAAACCGCTTTCAAGTTCAAATTTCCCCAATGATCAACGCTGCCCTGAATTCGTTTCGGGAACATGTATTCGGCAACGGGGTTGAGCGGAAAATTGCCCTGATCCGTGTAGCAGTAAGCATATCCATTTTCAGATATGTTTCCCTTGTATCGGGTGCTATGCGAATGCAGCACCGCCATGGTGGTTGAGGTCACTTTAAAGTAAACTCCAGCTGAAGCCATCAATTTCAAATTCTCATTGGCGATTGAAAGATACGCTGGGTCATTCTTCAGCAGATAATTGTCCGCCAAACGGAAACATTGCTGGTTCAGATTTCGAATGCGCGCATCAAGCCCTTTTGCCCCGAACCAATACTGTATGGGACGTTGAAACCATTTCAATGATTTCATTTTTTCGAGAGTTTGTGCCTCTTCGCAAAGCTTTTTCAATCCACTCGGTTTTTCCATGCCGAAAATTACGGCTGGCAAACTCCAAAACAAAAAACCCTCCCACATTCGTGGAAGGGTTTCTACAGTTCCGAGGTTTCTCGATCAGCCTCGTTATTATTCTTGGTATGCAACTGGCATCTGAGGCGACTTAGCGAAATCATTCACCGATGGATCGAAGTAGATCCAAGCTGCCTCTTCCGGATTTTCCATGTCACCTTCTTGCACGTTCACATCAAACTCAAACTTCTGATTGTCAAACTTATACCCCTTCATCACTTCGGTATTCACATTGAATCGCTTGTGAACGCCCGTGTTTGAGGCCACATCGATGATGTAATCCTTATCAAACTCAACATCAAAACTGAAACGTCCGTCACGGGGAACCATTTGCTGCTTCATCAATTCTACACTTTGCGACTGATGATAGTACCTGTAAATGGTAACCGAACTCATCACCTTCTTATCCTTCTTATCACACAGGATGTTGCCTTTGACGGTTAAGGTTCCATAATTTTGAGCGCTCACCGAAACTCCGCACAATACCAACACCACCACAAACACCTGAGCGTAAATTCTTGAGATAATTTTAGTAAGAAGATCCATCACGTTTTGATTTTTAAGGGTTATGGAATGCTTAACGGGAGATTTAATTTTCCGTTTCCGTTTATCGATGAACGACATATTCCTCGGATTAACGGTAACTATCAAAGGGCAAACGACCGTTTCCGATACCATCAAACTTTGAGGCCAGAAGGTTTAGCCCCGAACAGCGCGAATCCTATCTTTGCGCCCCAAATCTGAATATCGAAATGATAACAATTACACTACCTGACGGTGCCCAGAAGAAGTTTGAAAGTGGCGTAACTCCCATGGATGTGGCGATGAGCATAAGCGAAGGACTTGCGCGAAATGTGATCTCTGCAAGCGTGAACGGAACCAAGGTAGAAACGGTAACGCCCATTACGGAAGATGCCAAATTGGTGCTTTACACATGGAATGACAAGGAAGGAAAGGAAACTTTCTGGCACTCTTCTGCGCACGTTTTGGCGCAGGCGCTGGAGCATCTTTATCCAGGGGTAAAGTTGACCATTGGTCCTGCCATTGAGAATGGGTTCTATTATGATGTGGATCTTCCTGAAGGAAAAACCATCACCGATGCCGATTTCAAGAAGATCGAAGACACCTTTTTGGAGTTGGCGCGGCAAAAGGCCGAGTTCAAAATGAAGTCGGTTTCCAAGGCTGATGCACTTAAGTTTTATAAAGACCGAGGCAACGAGTTCAAAGTGGAACTGATCGAGAACCTTACAGACGGTGACATCACGTTCTGCGACCATTCCGATTTTACCGATCTCTGCCGTGGCGGACACATTCCTAACACAGGAATCATCAAAGCTGTGAAGATCATGAATGTGGCCGGTGCTTACTGGCGCGGTGATGAGAAGAACAAGCAGCTGACCCGTGTTTACGGCATCTCCTTCCCGAAGGACAAAGAGTTGAAGGAATACTTGGTGATGTTGGAAGAGGCCAAGAAACGTGATCACAGAAAGCTGGGGAAAGAGTTGGAACTGTTCACTTTCTCGCAAAAGGTCGGTCAAGGATTGCCACTTTGGCTTCCAAAAGGAGCCGACCTACGCAAGCGTTTGGAAGCATTCCTTCAAAAACAGCAAGTGGAGGCTGGTTACGAAATGGTGATCACACCACATATCGGTTCCAAGGAACTTTACGTGACCTCTGGCCACTACGCCAAGTATGGCAAGGACAGTTTCCAACCGATAAACACGCCACACGAAGGCGAGGAATTCCTGCTGAAACCGATGAACTGTCCGCACCATTGTGAGGTGTACAAGTTCAAACCTCGTTCTTACAAAGACCTACCAGTTCGCTTGGCCGAGTTCGGAACAGTTTACCGTTACGAGCAAAGTGGAGAGTTGCATGGTCTGACACGTGTCCGCGGATTCACACAGGATGATGCGCATATTTTCTGCCGTCCAGATCAGGTAAAAGACGAATTCGTGAAGGTTGTCGATTTGGTTCTATATGTATTGAACGCCTTGAAATTCGAGGATTTTACTGCACAGATCTCACTTCGCGACCCTGACAACAAGGAGAAATACATCGGTTCTGATGAGAACTGGGCGAAGGCTGAAGCTGCCATTGTGGAAGCTGTTGCCGAGCGCGACATCAAAACCGTGACCGAATACGGAGAAGCCGCTTTCTATGGTCCAAAACTGGACTTCATGGTGAAGGACGCTTTGGGTAGAAGCTGGCAGTTGGGAACCGTTCAGGTTGACTACAACTTACCTGAGCGCTTTGAGTTGGAATATGTCGGTTCTGACAACCAAAAACACACGCCTGTGATGATCCATCGCGCGCCATTCGGCAGCATGGAGCGTTTTGTGGCGGTGCTTTTGGAGCACTGTGCGGGTAAATTTCCGCTTTGGCTGACACCGGATCAAGTTGCAATTCTGCCCATTTCCGAGAAATTCAATGACGAAGCGAAAAAGCTTTCAGGTTTGCTTAAGAATTACGAAATTCGCGCCCTCGTTGACGAGCGTAACGAAAAGATCGGGAAGAAGATCCGTGATACGGAGTTGATGAAGGTTCCTTACATGCTGATTCTGGGCGAGCAGGAAGTGAGTTCAGGAAAGCTATCAGTAAGGAAACAGGGAGAAGGAGACCTTGGAACATTCAGCATTGAAGAATTTGCCAAACTCATTCACGAGGATATTGAAGCGGATCTGAAATTGAATTGATAACGTTTAACTAAACAGAATAAACCATTAGAAGACCAAGAAATCCGAGGAGATTCGTAAGAACCGAAGATCCCCATAAGATCAACGAGAGGATAGACGCGCGCGAAGTGCGTTTGGTTGGTGAAGGAATTGAACCAGCCGTGTATCCGATACGAAAAGCCTTGGAAATGGCGGAAGAGCAAGGACTTGACCTTGTAGAGATCTCACCGAATGCCGAACCACCGGTATGTAAGATACTCGACTACAAGAAGTTTTTGTTCGAGCAGAAGAAGAAGCAAAAAGAACTGAAGGCCAAAGCCACCAAAATCGTGGTCAAGGAAATTCGGTTCGGCCCAAACACTGACGACCACGATTTTGAGTTCAAACTCAAGCACGCGAAGCAGTTTTTGGAGCAGGGCGCCAAAGTAAGGGCGTTCGTATTCTTCCGAGGACGGTCGATAGTGTATAAGGATCAGGGAGAGATCCTACTTCTAAAGTTCGCCAACGAGTTGGAAGAACTGGCAAAAGTGGAAATGCTCCCAAAAATGGAAGGAAAGAAGATGTTCATCATCCTCTCTCCAAAGAAGACAAAAAAGTAAGTTCAACAATAATAGACGTCATGCCTAAGGTTAAAACAAATTCCAGCGCGAAGAAACGTTTCAAGTTCACCGGTTCTGGAAAAATTAAGCGTAAGCACGCGTTCAAGAGTCACATTCTTACCAAGAAGACTACGAAGCAGAAGAGAAATCTGACGCACGCAACATTGGTAAGTGCTGCAGACACCGCGAACGTGAAGCACATGCTAAAGGTTTAATTGAAGTTCAACCCGGTTTTAAGCCAGAAAGTCCCGCATGAAAACGGGCGCTTAACGCCAAAAACAAAAAAGAAATGCCAAGATCAGTAAATGCAGTTGCCTCAAGGGCACGAAGAAAAAAGGTCCTCAAGCAGGCCAAAGGTTACTTCGGAAGAAGAAAAAATGTTTGGACGGTAGCAAAGAATGCCGTTGAAAAAGGTCTTCAGTACCAATACCGCGATAGAAGAGCGCGTAAGCGTGAGTTCCGCGCATTGTGGATTCAGCGTATCAACGCTGGTGTTCGCCAGTACGGAATGTCTTACTCAACTTTCATGGGTAAACTGAACGAAAAAGGAATCGACATCAACCGTAAGGTTCTTGCAGATCTTGCGATGAACGAGCCAGAAGCGTTCAAAGCAATTGTCGATCAAGTAAAATAAATTCAACTTTTGAACTTACTGAAGGGCTGTTCCGAATCGGGGCAGCCCTTTCTATTTTAGCACGGTGACGGACAAGCAGGAACGAACGGTCTTTTGGTTGATGGCGGCAAATGCCGTTGCCTTCGTCATCATATTTATGCTGGTGGCAAGCAATGATCGTTTGGCCGCAGATGACTTTCACTATTTCGTAAAAACCAAAGAACTCGGCATTTGGGGTGCGATGCAGTTCTACTACCAGAACTGGAATCCGCGCTGGTCGGCCACATTGATGACCAACTCCGTTCTGAACAGCTACTCCTCGCCTACTTCGCTGCTACTTTTTCATTTCGCTTCGCTGATGTTTGCCTTCGCAGCTGTTTTCGCTTTTGTGAAAGCAGTCATCGCACAGATGAAATTATCACTCAAGAATTGGCAATCCACTGTTCTTGCCATGTATCTGCTTGCAGTCATTTTCTATGGCTCATTTTCCAGAGACGATACTTGGTTTTGGCTCACGGTAAACCCCATGTATTTCTGGGGAAGTTTTTCGGCTGTCCTTGGAGGTTCGATCATCCTCATGAAAGGCTGGAAACTGATTCGAATACCGTTGACAGCATTGCTTTTTCTGTACGCAGGTGGCGCAAGCGAAACGGTTGCCATTTCCACCATTGTAGTACTCTTCTTCTTAGGATTTATCACCCATAGAAAGCAATTTTCCATTCAGGTTGACCGAACTGCTTTGCATGCAGCAACCATAGCTTGTCTCATCGGATTCGGCATTGATGTGATCGGGTCAGGTGCGAAGGTCCGCTTCTCGCACCTTCCGCAACTTTCCATTTCGGATAAGATACTTGTCGGACTTTGGAACTACATCAAGTTCACGTTGAAGGAAATTCCGCTGACCTTGCCAGCTTTTCTTGTTGGGGCTGCGCCATTTGCATTCTTGGGCAGAAAGCAGTTGCGTTTTCAACTCATTTCATGGAAAGAACTGCTTTGGGAAGACCGCAAACTTTGGATCGTTGCCGATCTGCTGGTCTTCGTCATGGCATTTTCCATGGCATTTTCCATGGGCGATATGGGACCGAAACGCGCCTGGTTTCCGCTCACTTTCGTTATCCTCATATTCTCTGTCGTGTTTGCCTATCAACTGGGCACGTGGCTTTATATCGAAACCAAAGGCAAACTCTACCAACTGGTCGTTCTTTCGCTAATGCTTGCGCTTTTCTTTCAGGTCGGAATGGGATTCTATCAAGTTCGCACAACTTCGATCTATGCGAAAGCCGTTGACCAACGGATGGAATTCATTTCAGCATTATCGCCTACCGATTCCGTTATTGAACTGCAACCTCTCCCCGATTCGGGTTGGCTGTTTTCCGCAGAGATCACGGCAGACACTTCACATTTTACCAACAGGCACTTGGGATTATATTTCGGGAACCGCCATCGGTTTGTAATTCCAGACAGCGTAACTTCATCGCAATGAAACGGCTGGCGGTGTTTTTTGTATTGGTGTTGATGAGTTCATTGGCGAATGCGCAATGCAAAGACACGCTCAACTTCCCGAATTATCAGCCGCCTTGCTACCCCGATTTTCTTCCTGTATGCGGCTGCGATGGCGTTACCTACCGCAACAGTTGCTTCGCTGATTATGCCACGGTGCTTCAGTATCAGGAACGGCCGTGCGAGCAGGTGGCGATGTACATCTACCCCAATCCTGCCACGGACATCCTTTACACCACGGTGGCCACCAAGTACGATGCGGATGTGAACATTTACATCTACGACCGCAACGGACTGATCCAGTTCTACCGCTATTTTCCACAGGTGACCAACCAGCAGATCTACGTTCCGTTGGATGGTCTTCAGCAAGGGCTTTACATCATCATGGCCGAATCTAACGGTGTTACGAAATTGTTGAAATTCCTAAAGTGGGATTGATCGCCCGAACCGTACGAATAAGTACCTTTGAACCTTAATCGGAGCGATGCTTTCTGAACCAGAAACAGAGATATTCGAGAATGTGAAAGAGATCTTCTCCAATTATTTGGAGGAGCACGGTCACAGAAAAACCCCTGAACGATATGCGATTCTGAGCGAGGTGTACTCACTCGATGGTCATTTCGACATCGAATCGTTGTACGTGAAGATGAAGGAAGAGAACTATCGCGTCAGTCGGGCCACACTTTACAATACAATTGAACTTCTGCTTGATTGCAAGCTTGTGACCAAGCATCAGTTCGGAAAGAACATTGCTCATTTTGAGCGCTCATACAAGTATGCTCAGCACGACCATTTGATCTGTCAGGATTGCGGAAAGGTTTTCGAATTCTGCGATCCGCGCATTCAGCAGATCCAGAACATGGCAGGCGACATACTCGGTTTCAACATCACCAATCATTCATTGAACTTTTACGGTGCCTGCCGCAAACTGGCCGAAACAGGAAAGTGCAATAAAATGAACCAGCCAACAAACCCATGAACTATAAAATCGAAGACCACGCAGGTGGTAAACTCATCACGCTTTCAGGTCGATTGATCGAGAAGTCTCAGGCCGATGGAGTCATCAAAGAATTTGAGGGACTTTTGTCGAATGGCACGGACAAATTCCTCATGGATCTGGCTGAACTTGAGTACGTGAACAGCACGGGTCTGAACCTGCTTATCGGCATGTTCACCTCTGCACGTAACGCAGGTGGCGAACTGGTTATCGGTGGCATCTCTGCCAAGGTTAAAAAGTTGATGGTGATGACAAAACTTGACTCCATCTTCAAGATCTATGGTTCGGTGGAGGAAGCCGCTGCAAATCTTTAATTCAGAACAAAATTGAAAAAAGTGGATGTGCTTTTAGGGCTCCAATGGGGCGATGAAGGCAAGGGAAAGATCGTTGACGTACTCACTCCCAAGTACGATGTAATTGCGCGTTTTCAGGGTGGGCCGAATGCTGGCCACACGTTGGAGTTTGAAGGCATCAAACACGTGTTGCACACCATTCCTTCGGGAATTTTCCGTGAGAATGCCATCAACGTAGTAGGCAATGGTGTGGTCATCGACCCGATCATCTTCAAGAAGGAGATCGACAAATTGGAGGAACGCGGCATTGATGCCACCAAGCGTTTGAAAATTTCGAAGAAGGCTCACTTGATCCTTCCTTCTCACCGACTTTTGGATGCAGCATCTGAGGCGGCCAAAGGAAAAAGCAAGATCGGTAGCACACTTAAAGGAATTGGGCCTACGTACATGGACAAGACGGGTCGCAACGGTCTTCGCGTAGGCGATACACTTCTGGTCAATTTCCAAGAGAAATATGGTTTCCTGAAGGAAAAGCATGAGCA
This genomic interval carries:
- the thrS gene encoding threonine--tRNA ligase, translating into MITITLPDGAQKKFESGVTPMDVAMSISEGLARNVISASVNGTKVETVTPITEDAKLVLYTWNDKEGKETFWHSSAHVLAQALEHLYPGVKLTIGPAIENGFYYDVDLPEGKTITDADFKKIEDTFLELARQKAEFKMKSVSKADALKFYKDRGNEFKVELIENLTDGDITFCDHSDFTDLCRGGHIPNTGIIKAVKIMNVAGAYWRGDEKNKQLTRVYGISFPKDKELKEYLVMLEEAKKRDHRKLGKELELFTFSQKVGQGLPLWLPKGADLRKRLEAFLQKQQVEAGYEMVITPHIGSKELYVTSGHYAKYGKDSFQPINTPHEGEEFLLKPMNCPHHCEVYKFKPRSYKDLPVRLAEFGTVYRYEQSGELHGLTRVRGFTQDDAHIFCRPDQVKDEFVKVVDLVLYVLNALKFEDFTAQISLRDPDNKEKYIGSDENWAKAEAAIVEAVAERDIKTVTEYGEAAFYGPKLDFMVKDALGRSWQLGTVQVDYNLPERFELEYVGSDNQKHTPVMIHRAPFGSMERFVAVLLEHCAGKFPLWLTPDQVAILPISEKFNDEAKKLSGLLKNYEIRALVDERNEKIGKKIRDTELMKVPYMLILGEQEVSSGKLSVRKQGEGDLGTFSIEEFAKLIHEDIEADLKLN
- a CDS encoding translation initiation factor IF-3; protein product: MRRPRNPRRFVRTEDPHKINERIDAREVRLVGEGIEPAVYPIRKALEMAEEQGLDLVEISPNAEPPVCKILDYKKFLFEQKKKQKELKAKATKIVVKEIRFGPNTDDHDFEFKLKHAKQFLEQGAKVRAFVFFRGRSIVYKDQGEILLLKFANELEELAKVEMLPKMEGKKMFIILSPKKTKK
- the rpmI gene encoding 50S ribosomal protein L35, with protein sequence MPKVKTNSSAKKRFKFTGSGKIKRKHAFKSHILTKKTTKQKRNLTHATLVSAADTANVKHMLKV
- the rplT gene encoding 50S ribosomal protein L20; this translates as MPRSVNAVASRARRKKVLKQAKGYFGRRKNVWTVAKNAVEKGLQYQYRDRRARKREFRALWIQRINAGVRQYGMSYSTFMGKLNEKGIDINRKVLADLAMNEPEAFKAIVDQVK
- a CDS encoding T9SS type A sorting domain-containing protein — protein: MKRLAVFFVLVLMSSLANAQCKDTLNFPNYQPPCYPDFLPVCGCDGVTYRNSCFADYATVLQYQERPCEQVAMYIYPNPATDILYTTVATKYDADVNIYIYDRNGLIQFYRYFPQVTNQQIYVPLDGLQQGLYIIMAESNGVTKLLKFLKWD
- a CDS encoding transcriptional repressor, with amino-acid sequence MLSEPETEIFENVKEIFSNYLEEHGHRKTPERYAILSEVYSLDGHFDIESLYVKMKEENYRVSRATLYNTIELLLDCKLVTKHQFGKNIAHFERSYKYAQHDHLICQDCGKVFEFCDPRIQQIQNMAGDILGFNITNHSLNFYGACRKLAETGKCNKMNQPTNP
- a CDS encoding STAS domain-containing protein, with product MNYKIEDHAGGKLITLSGRLIEKSQADGVIKEFEGLLSNGTDKFLMDLAELEYVNSTGLNLLIGMFTSARNAGGELVIGGISAKVKKLMVMTKLDSIFKIYGSVEEAAANL